Within Vicia villosa cultivar HV-30 ecotype Madison, WI linkage group LG1, Vvil1.0, whole genome shotgun sequence, the genomic segment ACTTTCCTATGACGGGTGCACATTCACCTAATGCATCCATTTACTGCATCAGATTTGTCAATGGAAATCATTGGGTTCAGGTAATTAGTAACACAATTTTCCCTATTTGActttttctaatatttattttatgtgcAGGTAAACATGAATGAAGGATTCCTGTTGCCACCCGTCACAACTGATTGGAAGAAATATCGCACAAAAGATGCAAATTCTTGGATGGTAGGATTTGCCGGGCAGTTACAACATTGGCAACGGCTTACGCCTATACTGCCAAAATATGTCAGCTTAGTTTGATTTTATGATATTACAACATTGGTACTATTTAGTTTGATTTTATGATATTACAACATTGGTACTATTTAGTTTGATTTTATGATATTGAATTTTAATATGTTGACAAATGGATTATAAATAGTAAATCTCAAACTATAGGTCTCATAATAATACATAACTCTATAAATCTCATAATAATACATAAGTCTCAAactaaaacataaatataaacataaaatgtGACATCAATCAGACTCATTGTCATAAGTAATTGGACCTTCCCTAGGTAATGGTCCGCCCTGTGCAAGTCTGAGTGCTCTAAATATCTCTAGAAACTGTTCGTCTTCAGGACATGCCTGATGACACTGTAAGTAAGGATGAAGCTCATGAGATATAAATGATAACCTCGGGTCAGACGGTCCTTCGTCATAGACAGGCACTGGTACCTCCATCGGCTGATCACCTCGTGGTGCTCTCAAACGAGGATGTGACACCGTATAATACCACGCCAAATAATCATCGTCTGTCTCATATGGTATGGTGGCAAACACAGTTGGGGAAGCATCGTGGGATCGGATCACCTGCAACACACTCTGCATATATGTAGCCCACTCAACATCCACATCAAGTGTGTCTAAATTAGGAGGAGCAATCGGTATGTACTGTCTGTATCCAAACTAACGCATGCATCTTTCAGGTAAATATAGAACTACAGTACCATACCACTTCAAACCACCCCGGTACAAACAGATATCATCAAAAGGACGGTGCTCCCTATGATCCTCAAAAGGGAGCCAGACGGTATCCCGAGGGGTCAACTGATCTAACACAACTTGGATGTCATCCACTTTTTGCGTCCCCTGCCTATATTCCCATTTCATCGCCCTAGCCATTGGACTATCAATGCCACATAACCCAGAAGTACCTCTCTTTCCAACAGTTGGAAAATActcatgaatccaacactgtAACAAAACATTACTattataaattaaactaaattataataaactaaattaaacaaaaaaattaaataattaagtataACTAAATCATAAGTAAAATTTTGTACCTGAAGAAGAGAGGCATAAACGCCAAGCTGCTTGCATGAATAAAATGAAGCATCCCCTAAGTATCTGTATAGAGTAACCACTGCAGCTGCCCCCCAGCAATATCTTCCACAAGTATCCAAATATCTCAATAGTGGTAGATATTTTGCCTCGACAAGAGTAAAAGTCTTGTCGGCAAGAATAGTACAACCTAATAGCAACATCATGTATGCTCTCATAGCACCTGTAAAGTTATCTGCAGCTCTTTGTTGCTTAAAAACTTGCTTCAACCAATCCAATTTATAGTAAGGACCCCTAACAGAATAAGCCTCCCTAGTTGCATCACTCAGTGAAACACCAAACAACTCAACAGCTAGATGGATAGCATCATAATCAGTGACAACAAAATTGGGGTCAACTAGCTCGCCCCTAATCGGTACATGAAGATGACATGAAACATCATCTAGCGTGATGGTCATCTCGCCGAACGACATATGAAATGATGATGTTTCAGGATTCCATCTCTCAACAAAAGTAGATAAAATATGCGTATCTACCCTGGCCAAACTAGTATACTGCAAAGATGATAGACCATATGCAACTAACCAATCATTCATCTGCCTTGGGAGCATTGCCGGAACCCATCCTATTAATTTGCTGCCATGTGCAACAACCTTTAAGGTTGACTTTGGTCGTCTCTCCTGAAAATAATTTGTAGTATATGTGTGTTAATATATAAGtacatataatttaaaaatattcaatataaatttttaaattattgaacctaaaagaaaacatttacgtaCCTCGCCCAACCATAAATGACAGGCAACATGATTCCGATATCTAATCAATAAAGAAGTATCAGTCGGTCCTCCGGGAAATGCCGGGTGCTGCGGACCAACCTCAGGTGCAACTCCCTGCTGTCCCTCGCCATCAGCCTCTCGACGTTGTCTTCCTCTTTGACGTATTCCATCGATCGCACCTCCTCTTCTACGAaccactaaaaaataaaaaatcaaatatagttaaaaattaaataaaatgttattaaaaattaaatataatataaaaaaatcaaaataaaaattaaaaaaaaaaacgaaaaaaaataaaaataagaaccgGATACCCCAAGGGGGGGTTATCCGGCTGAGGAGGTGAAGAACCGGAAAACTCATTGTTGGGTTATCCGGTTGGTGAAGCAAAAACTGTCTGAatgagtgaaaagtgaaaaaatttaaaatttatactaTTTATACAGGGGTAAATTTGTCCAATTTTTTtgtaggggtacggggtataattttcgGTTTGTGGGAAGAAAAATTGTCTGGAATACTGTTTCTAGTATATTTACCGTAAAATTCTTTTTCAGTTAAATCAGAAAATGAATTTAACCCAACTGTGTAACTCTGGTTTCCTTGATTATTAAAGTTCTCTATGTATTTCAAATCCTCCTTGAATATTTGAAAGCATTTTACCTTCTCGGAATCATTTGTATATGTGATTCCATGCGTCACCATCCATTGCTCGTGTTGTTTAACAAGAGATGGTCGAGACCTGACAATCTACGTGTATGTCCATTAAACTCTTATTCAAATGATATGTAGGAATTGTCAAGattaatttttctcattttttactATAACTATTTAATTTCGATTCAATCAAATGAATGCACaagattgaaatattttttaatactcgtctttaattgtaatttttataatCATCACCAAAACACAACTGACACCTTCtcttgtattatatatatatatatatatatatatatatatatatatatatatatatatatatatatatatatatatatatatatatatatatatatatatatatatatatatatataggagggttatattgactccaagagtaagttataataacttactccacatcttgaccattaattcttttcaatctaatggttaaaaataataaggaatagttttctctttccacatttaatgacttattgtttttaaccattagattgaaaagatttAATGGTCatgatgtggagtaagttattatcacttactcttggagtcaatataaccctcctcatataaatatatatatatatatatatatatatatatatatatatatatatatatatatatatatatatatatatatatatatatatatatatatatatatatatatatatatatatatatatatacgtaaccggttacactgggcgcaGAAGCAAAATTCAGAAACTtgggaaattcatatctcccacCTCGTACGTCCGAttgacgcgtaccatataccgTTGGAAAGCTAGTTAGATGTagtatctaggaaaattagctttggtgtaaaaatgatatttttcgaTATATCTGACGTACCTTCTGTTATGTGCGACATTGATAACATGTGAAGCATATGTATTTTGGACTGAATTTCTCCTTTATTCTTGATGGCTGTATTATTGCTGCATATATGTTGTCATCTTTATGCCCCCTTCCAcgcgggaatgatctggtgtatactccgtGGATGGCCgccaatgggaatgatctggtgtatactcattgatcGGTATGACATATGTGGGTACTCgacgggaatgatctggtgtatactcatcgtgTTACCTAAAGAAATGCTAGTGCTtggtgggaatgatctggtgtatactcaccaTGTACTGAAAAAGGCATTTCCTCTGGCAGGAAAACATCGGATGTTGGTACGGTGTGATAGTGATACCATATCGGTAAGATCACTTGCTTATTCACCCctagtgatgccacataggcaatatCAGTAGGTCCTCTCCGGTGGGTTGGTACAATCATGGCGACGTGATTGTGCTAGCAACTTTTCACTTGTGTGTTGTTTGCGTACTTAATAATATCTCGTTGGTTAGTCGTGGGACTTCCATTGATGATATTGTCCTTGTTGTGTATTTGTACCTGACCGTGAGGAAAACCACGGACCCACGGTGGATCCGTTTGCttgtatgttccctttagatccgagtgaactaataggataggcggactcactgagatttagtaatctcatcccattcaaattattttttcaggtggttcgaggcaagatcgcggtaagggaaagatggattagatctcttggcgatgcttggatatttcttttagtttttatcGTGCTTGTTAGTTTATGTATTTTGGACATGTACTATTATGATGTACTTgtgttttggccatgatacattcggcttttgtatTCGTACACTTCTGATTTCCGCTGCAAAACATTATGtaattgttgtcttatgaaccatttataatactttatgcatattattctagacaaatatgtgtggggtgttacaatatatatatatatatatatatatatatatatatatatatatatatatatatatatatatatatatatatatatattaattagagggtagaattggaaaaagtgtattggaaattgaaatgaaTCACTCATTTTGGgatatcattttatttcaaactagtaaaggacccgtgcgcccgcacgggtcacgtaaagtcggtataaatattaaataaatataatatggttatggttaaaaaatgtattttaatttatacgaattaacagaaaaaaatcaatattaattgtcatataaatattaatttaatttattatgtagTAGTTGTTAGGATATAGATAGATTGTTTAATTGCTATTAAACCAAATATATGGTGGAAAAAAAGGTTTGGCCCGTCGGGCATgccaataatttttataattgttaaTAGTTCTACCAAAAAAAGATGCATAACACAATTTGattatgtttgttaaatttgtgtaGTAATTTAGAAGTTATATGCTATAGTAATTCAGAATTCATTAATATATGATCTCTATActtgttcaatttaagtaaatattttgtcggcccgtcaaAATAATAGGTTAGGTCCGTCAGGCATGcgtataatttttaaattttctgtattgtaaatttattaattctattgataatatataattttatcatataatagaaaatatatttaaacacagttaaattttataaggaatCTCTGACAAATCTTAAACAAATAATCATTgttgaaaaatttaaaagaaaaagtttttataaaatgcaatgtgataagtAAATTGTAAAAGATATCATATGAGTATAAAAttcatatgaatataaaatttatatattatgaatttatatatgcaaaaatatagtatgaatttatccatcttttttataaatattgaatacataataaaataaattaaataaaaataataacaaatttgagtttttcataagaaaattgTGTTATCCatcttttttatcaatttaatacaTGCAAATTTCTCCAAATtaagaattttttataatatttaatatgtaataaatatataaaataaattttataaatattcaccaTTTACAatactaataaattattattattattaataatattattattttattttttatagaaagtatttttattattgttgttgttatattgttattattattattattactattattattattatataaagatAAGAATAACTATgatgttattttttaaatacaaatatttcaaaatgatGTTAATAATCATTATTATCCTTAACGGAGGAAAATTATCGACTTATTATCTGGTTAAAAGCAACATAGACGAATAAATTAAAGCATCAAGAAAATGAAAGCAACAAAGATGAAAGGGATGAAGATGAAGGAAAACTGTAGAGAGAAACagtgttttcaaaaataaaattaaaaagaatgaaGGATGGTGCAGTGTTGAATGATGATGGAGGAAAAATGAGAATTGGGAATTTTTTTTTTCAGAGGAGAAAGAGAGAGTATGAGGAAGGTGGAGGAAATGAGAGTAAAGCgtgttgtaagtttttttttcatattccaaTGAAATAATTATATTGGCGGCTGCATTATtccaataaaatatttaaaataattaggcTGCTGTAATTTAATAAGTTTAGGGGTGTAATTACTCTCAGGGGTATGTAAAACCATTTTAAATTGATtgtgattagggtaattaaggaacaaaaagagataaaaatttagattttttgaatgataagaaaaaaaacacaaacccttTAAGTTTTTATTCTAAGTTTGAATCTAATCATAAAAAATGatctcaaaagtaaaaaaaacaaaataaaaactaaataactGTTCTAAGCttgcaaatttattttttattatattataaaaaattaaaataaagtcatagtacaaatttaaattataaaattaaaattgcattCTTTAATATCAAAAAAGTTATTTCAATTTATTACAAATCTAAAATTACATAACTATAAAACATATTGATAatacatttattataattaattaaatttaaagattaaaaaataattggAAAAGAAGATAAAAAATTGATTAAGGAAGATCCAGATATAATTTCCAAAATAttgttaatttaataaaattgattcatttaataataattggtaattttaattgatttaatattttatagaTTTAATGGCATGATCAATTATAATgatcaaatttttaataaattttaaaaattagccCAAAAATGTTAACTTAGAATGTGACATTCTAATATAATGAATTGTCTAAAAAAAACAATCTAAGATAACGAATTAGTCTAATATGTAgggtataatatttattattctaaaatttagttagcaatttagtatgaaattataattaaggACGTTATACCAAAGCCATTATAATTAAGGGCCTAATAAAACTTAGTTAACAATTTAGTATGAAATTACAATTAAGGGCGTTATTATACCCTAATTAAGGGCGTTACAATTAAGGACGTTATACCAAAGCCATTACCATTAAGGGCTCTAATGTAgggtataatatttattattttgaaaattggTTAGCAATTTAGTATTAAATTACAATTAAGGGCATTATCATATCTTGTCCGAATATTGTATTGAATTTGACAATAATACTAATATGATTTTATAattagtaaataaaaaatatactgaTAAATGGAATAAAAAAGATATGATAAAGATCTCATTCTATTTAATACAAAGTAAATATATCATTATTGGCCCCATATCAcattattaattttgttgattacGTTAAATGTAAATGTAAGGATTGATTATTGTTGATTTTGAATATGGATGAAatacaatattaaaaaataaaataaaaaatttatttttattatttttattggaaTACATGTATCAAAAAATGAACAAAATGAGGGACTTTACGTCGTCTAAGAAGAAATGTTTGGGAAAACCAATGGTCCATAATCATAGTAAAATATGTATTAACaatatcaattatataaatttaatgtgATAAGtagtattaaattaaaatttgtatcAAATTAACTATACTATTGTGaatttcaattatattaattaaatgcaAATACAACTCGTTTAAAATGCAAATACAACTAATTCAAAAtgtaaaaaatctaaaaaaaatctaaagaaGAAATGATCATATAACTGATTGTCAAAACTTTTACTAAGTTTTTCTGATGTGAAATGAATATCAATATGTCATGTGCATAGACAAAAACATGCATATATCAAAGTGAGATAAACTCCATGAATATCCAACAAATCAACATTACTTTCAATTCTGTCCAAAAACTAAAGTATCTGCACAATGATTAGACTAACATAGATCAACCTGTATCCATAAATTATGAACCTTTCTCAAAACATTTGCCAACCAAGTAGCCATTCATAAGATCACAATGCTAAGATGCCATAGAATTCAATTAAATGAGTAAATACTCCAACTCAAATAAAACCACTCCAAAAGCTATTACAAAAATGCCATCATCCAGGAAATCAAACCAATAAGAAATCAATAAATCCTCATTTTCAGTTAGCAAGTGAAAGATTTCCATGGCATGCCTCACTTAGTACCTACCTGTAGTGTGAGGCACATATGTAGCATTCTTGGACTATTGAACTCCGATGTAATCTCCAAGAGGCACATCATTAAGCTGGTAAAACCaaataacaaaattaacaaaattttcaaattaaccTAAACACAATGTACACTTTCTAACCTAAACAAAAAAGCCTATTAATTTCTCAGATTCTCAgatttaaaacatctaataacaacagtacaaataaacataaataattgaaattaaaaaccaaaaacacTACTATTTTTGAATGTTACAGAAAGGAAATCATTGATTTGCCTATCAATACGAAACGATTAGTAGTAACACAATCCAAatgaaaaataagagaaaattaaactaacaataaaaaagttaataattttttaaaaaaaaatctcaattctaaaaaaatatataactttttttatcACCAGAAACATgtgattttcaaaaatttaactaaaaaataaaataaagttaataaaaataaaatcaagtcaaATATGATATATTTTTACCGTAGAATCGGCACATAGATAACTTAAATTAGAtattatgcatatcatcacataatagcatcattttgaatttgaaaaagattaACCTTTAAATACTATATAACATTTCCGTAGATAAAATGAAAAAACACATAATTAGACAGTTATAGAAATGAACCAATATACTTcataataacataaaataataaagcTAACTATTGATTTGCAAATCGAATATGCAAAATGAAAGTAACACAGATTCTGAAAGTTAATGAAACGAAACGATTGATTTGCCAATTGGTACAAAACAATTTGTAGTAATATAACACAATAAACTTACTTATTGATTTGCAAATTGAAATTGGAAATAAAAAACAACACATATTTAGAAAGTTACATAAACTAATATATTGGCAAGTTTGAAAAagaatttgtgatttttttaatacataaaatcaaaatccatttgcaattttgaaataaaataaaatgattctAAGAAGGATAAATCAAAGATCTTacatttttaactttgaaattgaaatgttgttAATGCAACACAGCCTCACCTAATAGATGGATGATAAAGAACGTCATGAATCTAACTCATTCAAAACAAAATCATGAAAAACaacttgaagatgatgaagaacaacaacaccaaaaaacaattcaaaaatgaTGATAGCGTTCATAACTAATTTTAGAAAGGATATAAAGTAAAAACCTCAATAGAAAGTATAAGTGATCAAATCTTCAGTAATTTAGAGAGTATAATAGcattaaagtttaaaaaatttagaaattttagCTCCTCAAACCTTGATCATTTTAATTTCTCATAACAAAAAAATTACCTTTTCAATTGAAAACCCAATAGGATTATGTGACAGTTGTAGGAACTGAAACGAATTGTAACAACATTATGCAAATATAAGTATTTGCAGAAAACATATCTCAAATGAATTGTCtgcaaataaaattgagaatttaGAAGAATAACCAAAAAGCTTAAGCGAAAACGATATAAATAGAGAACATATCCCAAATTGAGAGTTTTAAAAGATATGACTTTTTAACATATACGAAAAGGAATTCAATTTCAAAAATGGAAAGAAAtagaaaaattgaaaacaaacCAATTATGAGaagaataacaaaaaaaaactttacctTTTGATTTAAAAACTGAATCGATTGCAATACATTCTGCAGGAaccgaaaatgaagaaaaaagaaatcaaattcaaattaatttctaCTCCAAATAATGAATATGCACAAATCAAATCAGATTAACAAAAGTGAAAACAAAAACCTAAACTTTAATAATAGAATATATGCTGTAACATAAGCCATTGAGGGAAATAAATAAAGTAGAAATTT encodes:
- the LOC131654722 gene encoding protein MAIN-LIKE 1-like, translating into MIVPTHRRGPTDIAYVASLGVNKQVILPIWYHYHTVPTSDVFLPEEMPFSVHVVRRRGGAIDGIRQRGRQRREADGEGQQGVAPEVGPQHPAFPGGPTDTSLLIRYRNHVACHLWLGEERRPKSTLKVVAHGSKLIGWVPAMLPRQMNDWLVAYGLSSLQYTSLARVDTHILSTFVERWNPETSSFHMSFGEMTITLDDVSCHLHVPIRGELVDPNFVVTDYDAIHLAVELFGVSLSDATREAYSVRGPYYKLDWLKQVFKQQRAADNFTGAMRAYMMLLLGCTILADKTFTLVEAKYLPLLRYLDTCGRYCWGAAAVVTLYRYLGDASFYSCKQLGVYASLLQCWIHEYFPTVGKRGTSGLCGIDSPMARAMKWEYRQGTQKVDDIQVVLDQLTPRDTVWLPFEDHREHRPFDDICLYRGGLKWYDTLDVDVEWATYMQSVLQVIRSHDASPTVFATIPYETDDDYLAWYYTVSHPRLRAPRGDQPMEVPVPVYDEGPSDPRLSFISHELHPYLQCHQACPEDEQFLEIFRALRLAQGGPLPREGPITYDNESD